A window of the Dongshaea marina genome harbors these coding sequences:
- a CDS encoding ComF family protein, whose protein sequence is MRLLVKSYRQLRETLRNQANGYCLLCRQPTQAPRLCYDCQKYLCSRENRCQLCATPLAGEQTICGHCQLKPPPWQRLVVAAHYRGSIIEMVQRLKFKHQSLYAPVLADLLLNSLRGAEPLPELLLPVPLHWRRRLKRGYNQAELIARHLGRALDIPLDTKSLVRHRSTRPQSDLDRQQRRKNLKGAFHFTQVEAQHIALVDDVITTGSTLREICRLLGGHKIKTIQLWVPCYTPPKKLR, encoded by the coding sequence ATGAGACTCCTGGTAAAAAGCTATCGACAACTCAGGGAAACCCTGCGCAATCAAGCCAATGGATACTGCCTGCTATGCCGACAGCCAACGCAAGCACCAAGGCTATGCTACGACTGTCAAAAATATCTTTGCTCCAGGGAGAATCGCTGTCAGCTCTGTGCCACTCCACTCGCCGGGGAGCAAACAATCTGTGGTCATTGCCAGCTCAAGCCTCCCCCCTGGCAGCGGCTGGTGGTTGCGGCCCACTACAGGGGATCCATCATCGAGATGGTGCAGCGACTTAAATTTAAGCATCAGTCTCTCTATGCCCCTGTGCTGGCCGATCTGCTTCTTAACTCCCTGAGAGGAGCTGAGCCACTTCCTGAGTTACTGCTCCCGGTTCCCCTACATTGGCGAAGGCGCCTAAAGCGAGGCTACAATCAGGCAGAGCTGATCGCCCGTCACCTGGGGAGGGCTCTGGATATTCCCCTGGATACAAAAAGCCTGGTACGTCATCGCTCCACCAGGCCCCAATCCGATCTGGATCGCCAGCAGCGCCGTAAAAATCTGAAGGGAGCCTTTCACTTTACCCAGGTGGAAGCACAGCATATCGCCCTGGTCGATGATGTGATCACCACCGGAAGTACCCTGCGAGAGATCTGCCGCCTGCTTGGCGGGCACAAGATAAAAACTATCCAACTCTGGGTGCCCTGCTATACCCCCCCAAAAAAGCTTCGATGA
- the bioH gene encoding pimeloyl-ACP methyl ester esterase BioH, whose amino-acid sequence MKLKIESSGQGPNLLLLHGWGMNSAIWSELLGTLELSFRVHRVDLPGYGYNQQQIPDQYGLEEVAEQIHRVMPDEEYSVAGWSLGGLIAITLARLFPTKVRRLVLVASNPCFVQGEEWPGMGADVLANFGLQLEKNHQRTLEQFLALQAMGSRDLKGDIRLIKEKLSQRDTPNPQALKAGLELLKMSDLRQPLAELTSPLLVILGRQDALVPRSVSQAISSLRTDAEVMTIAGASHAPFISHRSEFLSGLINWLIKK is encoded by the coding sequence ATGAAACTCAAGATTGAAAGCTCAGGGCAGGGACCAAACCTATTGTTGCTGCATGGATGGGGAATGAACAGTGCGATCTGGTCTGAGTTACTTGGAACTCTTGAGTTGAGCTTTCGGGTGCATCGAGTCGACCTGCCTGGCTATGGATACAATCAGCAGCAGATCCCGGATCAGTATGGCCTTGAGGAGGTTGCTGAGCAGATTCATCGGGTGATGCCTGATGAAGAGTACAGTGTTGCAGGCTGGTCTCTGGGTGGACTGATAGCAATCACCCTGGCACGGCTCTTTCCGACCAAGGTGAGACGGCTGGTGCTGGTGGCCAGCAATCCCTGTTTTGTCCAGGGCGAAGAGTGGCCAGGTATGGGAGCCGACGTTCTGGCTAACTTTGGACTTCAGCTAGAGAAGAATCACCAAAGAACCCTGGAGCAATTTTTAGCCCTGCAGGCGATGGGGAGCCGGGATCTCAAGGGGGATATCCGGCTGATCAAAGAGAAACTTAGTCAGCGGGACACTCCAAATCCACAGGCACTCAAAGCAGGACTCGAACTTTTGAAAATGAGCGATCTTCGCCAGCCACTGGCTGAGCTTACATCGCCGTTATTAGTGATCCTCGGGCGACAGGATGCCCTGGTACCTCGCTCTGTGAGCCAGGCGATCTCTTCTTTGCGTACAGATGCTGAGGTCATGACAATAGCAGGGGCTTCACATGCTCCCTTTATCTCTCATCGATCAGAGTTTTTAAGCGGGTTAATCAACTGGCTGATTAAAAAATAG
- a CDS encoding putative metalloprotease CJM1_0395 family protein encodes MSLNVTLPNIAPASLQTSVEMARHDAERLELVSATRAVQAYAGGSGVGSFQQKNQSAQPPLAPTFQTIDPPVIDSPSVQEVVSEQGKLDPIPAYQQGASQNSGQPLPQQNNPEDQGEQQNAREQPAAATSSETTSASTAPAGPGELTPAEQQQVRELQKRDREVRAHELAHASIGGVHTGAAQLTYQTGPDGRRYAVGGEVSADVSPVPGDPDATIRKMQKIRNAALAPVDPSRADLMVASEASKIEREARAEISKDKLEKIRSELDKAELFGSDDTQELISAEQKQQRDEGFLPDHAFLSLQLRSEVINYRYLSSSVPAREHHLLTQI; translated from the coding sequence ATGAGCTTAAATGTAACATTGCCCAATATAGCTCCGGCATCTCTGCAGACTTCGGTGGAGATGGCGCGCCATGATGCGGAGCGTCTGGAGCTGGTGAGTGCAACTCGCGCCGTTCAGGCTTATGCGGGAGGCTCAGGTGTTGGCTCATTTCAGCAAAAAAACCAGTCGGCCCAACCGCCGCTGGCCCCTACTTTCCAGACCATTGACCCCCCTGTCATCGACTCACCCTCTGTCCAGGAGGTGGTGAGTGAGCAGGGGAAACTTGATCCTATTCCTGCCTATCAGCAGGGGGCATCTCAAAACAGCGGCCAACCACTTCCTCAGCAAAATAACCCAGAAGATCAGGGTGAGCAGCAAAATGCCCGGGAGCAACCTGCTGCAGCGACTTCTTCCGAAACAACCTCAGCCAGTACCGCTCCTGCGGGGCCCGGAGAACTGACTCCAGCCGAGCAGCAGCAGGTCCGGGAGCTACAGAAGAGAGATCGTGAGGTTCGTGCCCATGAGCTGGCCCATGCCAGCATAGGGGGAGTTCATACGGGAGCTGCCCAGCTAACCTATCAAACCGGGCCTGATGGTCGTCGCTATGCGGTGGGAGGGGAGGTTTCTGCAGATGTATCCCCGGTTCCCGGTGATCCCGATGCAACCATACGTAAGATGCAGAAGATTCGTAATGCTGCGCTGGCCCCGGTCGATCCGTCCCGTGCCGATCTGATGGTAGCCAGCGAAGCCTCTAAAATTGAGCGTGAAGCAAGGGCTGAGATCTCTAAGGATAAGCTTGAGAAGATCCGCTCTGAACTGGATAAGGCCGAGTTGTTTGGATCGGATGATACACAAGAGCTGATATCCGCCGAACAAAAACAGCAAAGAGATGAGGGCTTCCTCCCCGATCATGCATTTTTGAGCCTGCAGCTTAGGAGCGAGGTGATCAACTATCGTTACCTGTCCTCTTCTGTGCCTGCACGTGAGCATCATCTGCTTACTCAGATTTAA
- a CDS encoding Tex family protein translates to MPNINDLIANELGVRPQQIKTTIELLDQGNTVPFIARYRKEATQGLDDQQLRTLESRLSYLRALEERRQVVLDSISGQGKLTPALKQEIISTSSKTELEDLYLPYRPKRRTKGEIARKAGLLPLAEALLNNRQLNPEQEARHYVDPSSEIKDCKSALEGAKSILIERFVESAPLLSQLRDRIWKEGYLCSTLVKGKEQQGSKFRDYFEHSEKLSRTPSHRALALLRGRNEGVLSLKLLKSAEGETFEQYACSIIAHSHNLKLGHKAADHWLNSVVEGCWKSKLSTQMQAELLTRLKEQSEQQAITVFANNLNDLLMAAPAGPRVIMGLDPGFRTGIKVAIIGATGKLLEHATIYPFEPQKRYDQALTTLGSLCKKHQVELISIGNGTASRETEQLVADLLDNPRLEGISKLIVSEAGASVYSASELASQEFPDLDVSIRGAVSIARRLQDPLAELVKIDPKSIGVGQYQHDVNQVQLAQTLDAVVEDGVNHVGVDLNSASSALLTHVSGLNKTLAKNIVEFRDQNGAFSNRTQLKKVARLGPKAFELSAGFLRIRDGSNPLDSSGVHPEAYGVVKQIAHSQGLNITDLIGNSSVLQKLNPSDFTDENFGLPTLRDIIRELEKPGRDPRPEFKTAQFKEGVNSISDLEPGMRLEGVITNVTNFGAFVDIGVHQDGLVHISALADRFVSDPREIVKTGDLVQVRVVEIDHARKRIALSMRSDDAPPQTKASKSKPNKQTAQQQAPRGGAFADAFAKAKKR, encoded by the coding sequence ATGCCAAACATTAATGATCTGATCGCCAATGAGCTGGGGGTTCGTCCTCAGCAGATCAAAACCACCATAGAGCTGCTGGATCAGGGCAATACGGTTCCTTTTATCGCACGCTATCGTAAAGAGGCAACTCAGGGGCTCGACGACCAGCAGTTGCGCACTCTGGAGAGTCGATTAAGTTACCTCAGAGCCCTCGAAGAGCGCCGTCAGGTAGTGCTGGACTCGATCAGCGGCCAGGGAAAGCTGACTCCAGCCCTGAAGCAGGAGATCATCAGCACCAGCAGCAAAACCGAGCTTGAGGATCTCTACCTTCCCTACCGCCCCAAGCGACGAACCAAGGGTGAAATCGCGCGCAAAGCCGGATTATTGCCACTGGCCGAAGCCCTGCTAAACAACCGCCAGCTGAACCCTGAGCAGGAAGCAAGACACTATGTCGATCCAAGCTCGGAGATCAAAGATTGCAAGTCAGCCCTGGAGGGCGCCAAGTCGATTCTGATCGAACGTTTTGTGGAGAGTGCTCCCCTGCTTAGCCAGCTCAGGGATAGGATCTGGAAAGAGGGCTATCTGTGCTCAACTCTGGTCAAGGGAAAAGAGCAACAGGGGAGCAAGTTTCGCGATTATTTCGAGCACAGTGAAAAGCTGAGCCGAACTCCATCCCACAGGGCTCTCGCTCTGCTACGTGGCCGAAATGAAGGAGTCCTCAGTCTCAAATTACTCAAGTCTGCCGAAGGCGAAACTTTTGAGCAGTATGCCTGTAGCATCATAGCTCATTCCCATAACCTCAAGCTGGGCCATAAGGCTGCAGATCACTGGCTCAACTCTGTGGTTGAGGGATGTTGGAAGAGTAAACTTTCAACCCAGATGCAGGCAGAGCTACTGACACGACTTAAAGAACAATCAGAGCAACAGGCAATCACTGTCTTTGCCAATAACCTCAATGATCTGTTGATGGCAGCTCCGGCAGGTCCCAGGGTCATCATGGGTCTTGATCCCGGATTCAGAACCGGGATCAAGGTTGCCATCATCGGCGCCACGGGTAAGCTCCTTGAACATGCGACCATCTATCCATTCGAGCCACAAAAACGCTATGACCAGGCGCTCACGACCCTGGGCAGCCTGTGCAAAAAACACCAGGTCGAGCTGATCAGTATAGGTAACGGCACCGCCTCCCGGGAAACCGAACAATTGGTCGCTGATCTCCTGGATAATCCAAGACTTGAGGGGATCAGCAAGCTAATTGTCAGCGAAGCCGGAGCCTCCGTCTATTCCGCATCCGAGTTAGCAAGTCAGGAGTTTCCGGATCTGGATGTGTCGATTCGCGGCGCCGTCTCCATCGCCCGCAGGCTACAGGACCCATTGGCTGAACTGGTTAAAATCGATCCGAAATCGATCGGTGTGGGTCAATACCAGCATGATGTAAACCAGGTACAACTGGCGCAAACCCTGGATGCCGTGGTTGAGGATGGGGTAAACCATGTCGGCGTCGATCTCAATAGCGCCTCGAGCGCTCTGCTCACCCACGTCTCTGGCCTCAACAAGACTCTGGCGAAAAATATTGTAGAGTTCAGAGATCAAAACGGGGCATTCAGTAATCGAACTCAACTCAAAAAAGTGGCTCGTTTAGGCCCCAAGGCCTTTGAGCTCAGCGCAGGCTTCTTGCGGATCCGCGATGGGAGCAACCCATTGGATAGCTCAGGGGTACATCCGGAAGCATATGGAGTTGTGAAGCAGATAGCCCATAGTCAGGGGCTGAATATCACCGATCTGATTGGTAACAGCTCAGTGCTGCAAAAGCTAAATCCAAGTGATTTCACCGATGAGAACTTCGGACTTCCAACCCTCAGAGATATCATCCGAGAGCTTGAAAAGCCCGGCCGGGATCCCCGCCCTGAGTTTAAAACTGCCCAATTTAAAGAGGGGGTAAACAGCATCAGTGATCTCGAACCCGGAATGCGCCTTGAGGGTGTCATCACCAATGTCACCAACTTTGGGGCCTTTGTTGATATAGGTGTTCATCAGGATGGACTGGTTCACATCTCAGCCCTGGCCGATCGTTTTGTTTCCGATCCGCGGGAGATAGTCAAAACCGGCGATCTGGTGCAGGTACGGGTGGTTGAGATCGATCATGCGCGAAAACGAATTGCTCTATCGATGCGATCCGATGATGCCCCACCCCAAACAAAGGCCTCAAAGAGTAAGCCAAATAAACAGACCGCTCAGCAACAAGCCCCGAGAGGGGGTGCCTTTGCTGACGCCTTTGCCAAGGCTAAAAAGCGCTAA
- the greB gene encoding transcription elongation factor GreB — MKTNLITREGYEALRTELDYLWKEKRPEITKKVSWAASLGDRSENADYQYNKKLLRETDRRIRYLRKRLEAVRIVDYSPQQDGRVFFGAWVEIENEEGEVKQFRIVGVDEIYDKNDHISIDSPMARALLKKESDDEVQVQTPSGEKLWYINKIEYKK, encoded by the coding sequence ATGAAAACCAACCTGATTACCCGTGAGGGATATGAAGCTCTGAGAACCGAGCTGGACTACCTGTGGAAAGAGAAACGCCCGGAGATCACCAAAAAGGTATCCTGGGCAGCCAGCCTGGGAGATCGCTCAGAGAACGCGGACTACCAGTACAATAAAAAACTGCTCCGGGAGACTGACCGGCGAATTCGCTACCTGAGAAAGCGCCTCGAAGCGGTTCGCATCGTCGACTACTCCCCCCAGCAAGATGGCAGAGTGTTTTTCGGGGCCTGGGTTGAGATCGAAAATGAGGAGGGTGAAGTCAAACAGTTCCGTATCGTAGGGGTTGACGAGATCTATGACAAAAATGACCACATCTCCATCGACTCCCCCATGGCCCGGGCCCTGCTCAAAAAAGAGTCTGACGATGAAGTTCAGGTCCAAACGCCATCAGGGGAAAAGCTCTGGTATATCAATAAGATAGAATATAAAAAGTAA
- the pckA gene encoding phosphoenolpyruvate carboxykinase (ATP), which translates to MTQATNKGIIDALAKYGITGVKEIVRNPSYDDLYNEELSPALEGYERGVLTESGAVKVDTGIFTGRSPKDKYIVKDSVTADTLWWTTPEAPNDNKPITTEVWNHLKGLVTEQLSDKRLFVLDCFCGANPDTRLKIRFITEVAWQTHFVKNMFIRPTEAELEDFEPDFVVMNGAKCTNSKWQEQGLNSENFTVFNLTEQMQVIGGTWYGGEMKKGMFAMMNYFLPLKGISSMHCSANMGEQDDVAIFFGLSGTGKTTLSTDPKRRLIGDDEHGWDDDGIFNFEGGCYAKTINLSKEAEPDIYNAIRRDALLENVTVDANGKIDYDDGSTTENTRVSYPIDHIDNIVKPISKGGHAKKVIFLTADAFGVLPPVAKLTPDQTKYHFLSGFTAKLAGTERGITEPKPTFSACFGKAFLTLHPTKYGEELVKRMEAVGAEAYLVNTGWNGTGKRISIQDTRAIIDAILDGSIEKSQTKQLPIFNLEIPTSLPNVDPNVLDPRDTYSDPSEWQAKAEDLASRFIKNFVQYTDNEEGKQLIAAGPQLQEDSICCE; encoded by the coding sequence ATGACCCAAGCTACGAATAAAGGAATTATTGATGCACTGGCCAAATATGGTATTACAGGTGTCAAAGAGATCGTCCGTAACCCCTCTTATGATGACCTGTACAATGAGGAGCTAAGCCCGGCCCTGGAAGGCTATGAGCGAGGTGTCCTGACCGAGTCCGGAGCAGTGAAAGTAGACACAGGGATCTTCACCGGCCGTTCCCCAAAAGATAAGTACATAGTCAAAGACTCTGTGACTGCAGACACTCTGTGGTGGACCACTCCTGAAGCTCCTAATGATAACAAACCGATCACAACCGAAGTTTGGAATCACCTGAAAGGCCTGGTTACAGAGCAACTTTCCGACAAACGTCTGTTCGTGTTGGACTGCTTCTGCGGAGCCAACCCGGACACCCGCTTGAAGATCCGTTTTATCACCGAGGTCGCCTGGCAAACTCACTTTGTGAAAAACATGTTCATTCGCCCCACCGAGGCCGAGCTGGAAGATTTTGAGCCCGATTTCGTGGTGATGAACGGCGCCAAATGTACCAACTCTAAATGGCAGGAGCAGGGCCTTAACTCCGAGAACTTCACCGTCTTCAACCTGACCGAGCAGATGCAGGTCATAGGTGGCACCTGGTATGGTGGCGAAATGAAGAAAGGTATGTTCGCCATGATGAACTACTTCCTGCCTCTGAAGGGGATCTCCTCGATGCACTGCTCCGCCAACATGGGTGAGCAGGATGACGTCGCCATCTTCTTTGGCCTCTCTGGCACCGGTAAGACAACCCTGTCTACGGATCCAAAGCGCCGACTGATCGGTGATGATGAGCATGGCTGGGACGATGACGGGATCTTCAACTTTGAGGGTGGCTGCTACGCCAAAACGATCAATCTCTCCAAAGAGGCTGAGCCGGATATCTACAACGCGATCCGCCGTGACGCCCTCCTGGAGAATGTAACCGTCGATGCCAACGGTAAAATTGATTATGACGATGGCTCAACCACTGAAAATACCCGAGTCTCCTACCCGATCGATCATATCGACAACATCGTCAAGCCGATCTCCAAGGGTGGCCATGCCAAGAAGGTGATCTTCCTGACCGCAGATGCGTTCGGCGTTCTGCCTCCGGTTGCCAAACTAACTCCGGATCAGACCAAGTATCACTTCCTTTCCGGATTTACCGCTAAGCTGGCAGGTACCGAGCGTGGGATCACCGAGCCCAAGCCAACCTTCTCCGCCTGTTTTGGTAAGGCATTCCTGACCCTGCATCCCACTAAGTATGGTGAGGAGCTGGTTAAGCGAATGGAAGCCGTTGGCGCCGAAGCATATCTGGTAAATACCGGCTGGAACGGCACCGGCAAGCGGATCTCGATTCAGGATACCCGGGCTATCATCGATGCGATCCTCGATGGCTCCATTGAGAAGTCTCAGACCAAACAGTTGCCTATCTTTAATCTGGAGATACCAACCTCACTGCCAAATGTGGATCCTAACGTTTTGGATCCTCGTGATACCTACAGCGATCCAAGCGAATGGCAAGCCAAAGCTGAAGATCTTGCAAGCCGCTTCATTAAGAACTTTGTGCAATACACAGATAATGAAGAGGGCAAGCAACTGATTGCAGCAGGACCACAACTGCAGGAAGACAGTATCTGCTGTGAATAA
- the nanA gene encoding N-acetylneuraminate lyase, protein MNQHTLSGIYSALLTPLDSQRNVDEASLRRLIRFNLQHGVDGLYVGGSSGEAFLLNLEERQQIMEVAAQELKEQGRLIAHVGCISTRDSVELARHAAELGADAISAVSPFYYGFRFSEIVDHYRAIIDAAGGTPMVVYNFPAMSGVNLSLDQISTLLELPQVIGLKQTSADLYQMEQIRARHPDKVLFNGFDEIFTSGQLAGANGGIGSTYNLMGWRYLDIQKSLLANNIERAKKLQSSCNRVIDRLITAGVFSGLKEMLCHLGVIDTPFCRQPFHGVDSALKEELHTLAFELNAQRGI, encoded by the coding sequence ATGAATCAACACACTTTATCCGGGATCTACAGCGCACTTTTGACCCCTCTTGACTCGCAGCGAAATGTCGATGAAGCCAGTCTGCGAAGACTGATCCGCTTTAACTTGCAGCATGGGGTTGATGGTCTTTATGTCGGAGGTTCCAGCGGCGAGGCATTTCTCCTGAATCTTGAGGAGAGGCAGCAGATCATGGAGGTGGCGGCACAGGAATTAAAAGAGCAGGGTCGATTGATCGCCCATGTCGGTTGCATCAGTACCAGAGATAGTGTTGAGCTTGCCCGGCATGCCGCTGAACTCGGGGCTGATGCTATATCTGCGGTATCTCCCTTCTACTATGGTTTTCGTTTTTCAGAGATAGTTGATCACTATCGAGCGATCATTGATGCAGCCGGGGGAACGCCTATGGTGGTCTATAACTTCCCGGCGATGAGTGGTGTCAACTTATCTCTGGATCAGATCTCAACTCTGCTTGAATTACCTCAGGTGATTGGTCTTAAGCAGACCTCGGCAGACCTGTATCAGATGGAGCAGATCCGAGCCCGTCACCCGGATAAAGTTCTATTTAATGGGTTTGATGAGATTTTCACCTCAGGTCAGTTGGCGGGCGCCAATGGTGGAATCGGTAGCACCTATAACCTGATGGGGTGGCGATATCTGGATATTCAAAAATCCCTGTTGGCTAACAATATTGAGAGGGCAAAGAAATTACAATCCTCCTGCAACCGGGTCATTGATCGCTTGATTACGGCAGGAGTCTTTTCCGGATTAAAAGAGATGCTTTGCCACCTAGGTGTGATTGATACCCCGTTCTGCCGCCAGCCTTTCCATGGTGTAGATTCTGCCTTGAAAGAGGAGCTACATACCCTGGCTTTCGAGCTGAATGCCCAAAGAGGCATCTGA
- a CDS encoding ROK family protein encodes MQRVGIDLGGTKIEALVLNDEGRELVRVRVPTPRSSYDELLDTLQQLVEQCQRESGVIERIGIGLPGAISPDSGRVKNANLQILNGQDLVRDLGARFTQPVSLANDADCLALSEFHDGSAASAQNSCFAAILGTGCGGGVIANGRLVCGPNRIAGEWGHNPLPGYRTEVDGRVIPCYCGRPACQESFISGSGFSGTFNRKYATDLKSETIISLMRDGDERAVEHFELYCDQLARAFAAIINILDPEVIVVGGGFSNVDEIYQRVPELWTQYVFSDSVHTKLKKALHGDSSGVRGAAWL; translated from the coding sequence ATGCAAAGAGTTGGTATCGATCTCGGGGGAACCAAGATTGAAGCTTTAGTGCTCAATGATGAGGGTAGGGAGTTAGTTCGGGTGCGAGTCCCGACTCCCCGCAGTAGTTATGATGAATTATTGGATACCCTGCAACAGCTGGTGGAGCAATGTCAGCGGGAGTCTGGTGTCATTGAGCGCATAGGTATTGGGCTACCCGGGGCTATTTCGCCTGATAGTGGCAGAGTCAAGAACGCGAACTTACAGATCCTCAATGGCCAGGATCTCGTGAGAGACCTGGGAGCTCGTTTTACTCAACCCGTGAGCCTTGCAAACGATGCGGATTGTCTGGCTCTTTCTGAGTTTCATGATGGTTCTGCGGCTTCGGCACAAAATAGCTGTTTTGCTGCAATCCTGGGAACAGGATGTGGTGGAGGGGTTATTGCCAATGGTCGTCTTGTTTGCGGACCAAACCGGATCGCTGGTGAGTGGGGCCATAATCCCCTCCCTGGGTATCGGACTGAAGTTGATGGGAGGGTCATTCCCTGCTATTGCGGCAGACCTGCTTGCCAGGAGAGTTTTATTTCCGGGAGCGGATTCAGTGGGACCTTTAACCGAAAATATGCCACAGATCTAAAATCTGAAACCATTATCTCCCTGATGCGTGATGGTGATGAGCGAGCGGTGGAGCATTTTGAGCTCTACTGCGATCAATTAGCACGTGCCTTTGCTGCCATTATTAACATACTTGATCCTGAGGTGATCGTGGTTGGTGGCGGGTTCTCGAACGTCGATGAGATCTATCAACGCGTTCCTGAGCTCTGGACTCAATATGTGTTCTCTGATTCGGTTCATACCAAGCTTAAAAAAGCGCTGCATGGTGACTCTAGTGGTGTTCGCGGCGCCGCCTGGCTATAA
- a CDS encoding sodium:solute symporter, whose amino-acid sequence MEHLNLIVISIYLLGVLGIGVFFAKRSGKNTDSFFKAGGRIPGWAAGFSIWATTLSSITFMAIPAMAYKGDWIFAVGNLSICLLAPFVFYYIVPFFRKLNVTSAYEYLEYRFDVRMRLLGSLSFMLFHIARIAIVIYLPTLAIVAVTGYNPYMIAVGIGILCVIYTFLGGIEGVIWSDVIQGMVLLGGIIISLVIGLYHIPGGIGETVKIAVEHNKLLNSSEIPWSFVKLTIPVMLIGSLFQNLYQYIGSQDVVQRYGTTSSMSDTKRSLYINAWLAFFSTLLFFSMGTVLYVYYFVHPQLHSTHLNSDSIFPYFIVNSLPNGVSGIIIAAIFAASQSTISSSLNSISACFTTDLMKRFHPEGSERHYVLLARVVIILVGLLGIGISLYMIATDQSGILMVFQSVLGLFGGPIAGAFLLGIFSKRGNAKGCLTGTLLSVIILYFVKMSSLTFLYYGMVGVCSSLILGYLFSLVFGSTKELEPELTIYNNS is encoded by the coding sequence ATGGAACATCTCAATTTGATTGTTATTTCAATATATTTACTAGGCGTTCTGGGGATTGGTGTTTTTTTTGCTAAACGAAGTGGTAAAAACACTGATAGCTTTTTTAAGGCAGGAGGTCGAATCCCAGGGTGGGCCGCAGGCTTTAGTATTTGGGCAACAACATTAAGTTCAATTACTTTTATGGCGATTCCTGCTATGGCATATAAAGGTGATTGGATCTTCGCAGTTGGTAATTTGTCGATCTGCTTGCTGGCTCCATTTGTTTTTTACTATATAGTTCCATTTTTCAGGAAGCTTAATGTAACCTCTGCATACGAGTATCTTGAGTATAGATTTGATGTTCGGATGCGTTTACTTGGCAGCCTGTCATTTATGTTGTTTCACATCGCAAGAATTGCGATTGTGATCTACCTTCCTACCTTAGCTATAGTCGCTGTGACAGGTTATAACCCCTATATGATCGCTGTTGGTATAGGGATCCTTTGTGTGATCTATACATTCCTGGGAGGAATCGAGGGAGTAATCTGGAGTGATGTCATCCAGGGGATGGTGCTGCTCGGAGGAATCATTATCTCTTTAGTCATTGGCTTGTATCATATTCCGGGAGGAATCGGTGAAACAGTCAAGATTGCTGTCGAGCATAATAAGCTATTAAATAGCAGTGAGATCCCATGGAGCTTTGTAAAGCTAACTATTCCGGTTATGTTAATTGGGTCTCTTTTTCAAAACCTATACCAATATATTGGAAGCCAGGATGTAGTTCAACGTTATGGTACGACAAGCTCGATGAGTGATACTAAGCGATCTCTATATATCAATGCATGGCTGGCATTTTTTTCGACCCTGCTTTTTTTCAGTATGGGGACGGTGCTTTATGTTTATTACTTTGTCCACCCGCAACTTCATTCGACGCACCTCAATAGTGACTCAATCTTTCCATACTTTATCGTTAACTCATTACCCAATGGCGTATCGGGGATTATTATTGCTGCTATCTTTGCTGCTTCTCAGTCTACAATTTCAAGCAGTTTAAATAGTATTTCCGCTTGTTTTACCACGGATCTGATGAAGCGTTTTCATCCTGAGGGTTCGGAGAGACACTATGTCCTCCTGGCTCGGGTTGTGATTATCCTGGTCGGTTTACTTGGGATCGGGATCAGTCTGTATATGATTGCCACAGATCAATCTGGGATCCTGATGGTATTTCAGAGTGTCCTGGGCTTGTTTGGAGGGCCGATTGCGGGAGCATTCTTGCTGGGAATCTTCAGTAAAAGAGGCAATGCGAAGGGGTGTCTCACCGGGACCCTGCTGAGTGTGATTATTCTCTATTTTGTGAAGATGAGCTCGCTAACTTTTCTCTATTATGGGATGGTTGGGGTTTGCTCCAGTCTGATTCTTGGATACCTGTTTAGTCTGGTATTCGGGTCAACGAAGGAGCTTGAGCCAGAGCTGACTATCTATAACAACAGCTAA
- the nanQ gene encoding N-acetylneuraminate anomerase yields MFFASLSDHQADARLPKVLQSVLEYLRQTDFSKLEPGRHAVEGDKIYANLMSIETQPKQEKRPEVHRNYLDVQFLIEGEERIGVTLADSGQKVATEYDAERDLMFYQTPSNESELLLSAGMYAVFYPGELHTPACCIDEPKAIRKVVMKVHRSLLDN; encoded by the coding sequence ATGTTTTTTGCATCTTTGAGTGATCATCAGGCAGACGCACGCTTACCTAAGGTTCTGCAATCTGTGTTGGAATACCTTCGGCAAACCGACTTTTCCAAGCTGGAGCCGGGCCGTCATGCCGTAGAGGGGGATAAGATTTACGCTAACCTGATGAGCATTGAGACTCAGCCTAAGCAGGAGAAGCGTCCGGAAGTGCATCGCAACTACCTGGATGTGCAGTTCCTGATTGAGGGGGAGGAGCGGATCGGTGTGACTCTGGCAGACAGCGGGCAAAAGGTTGCCACTGAGTATGATGCCGAGCGCGATCTGATGTTCTATCAGACCCCTTCGAATGAGAGTGAGCTTCTGCTATCGGCAGGGATGTACGCCGTATTTTACCCTGGTGAGTTGCATACACCGGCCTGTTGCATTGATGAGCCTAAGGCGATCCGCAAGGTGGTGATGAAGGTCCACCGGAGCTTGTTGGATAATTAA